CCCCCAGCCGGCCGACTCCCGGGCCTCGGCGACGGCCCGGCCCCACGCACCGGGAGGCGCGTAGCGATGGGTGCCGTCCCTCATCGTGCTCAGTACGGTCTCGGCGGTGTTCCGGGGGACCCCGCGGGCGGTCATCATCCCGAGCCAGTGGTCGTCCCCGCCCATCCGCCATTCTCCGCGTGCCGGCGCCATGGCCTGCACGGGCAGGATCTCGGGCAGGTAGCGCGGGTCGGCCGCCAGGTCCCCGTAATCCCGGGAACTGCTCGGGCCCGACAGGTGCCGGAGCTGGTACAGCAGGACGGCGCTCCGCGGCCGTCCGAAGGACGCCGCCTCCTCGAGCAGGGCCACGGCCTCCTCGTACCGTCCGCGCAGGGCCAGCAGGCGGGCCTGCTCCACGTGGGCGTCCTGGGCGCGCGTGGTCGCGTTCACGAAGTCGGGTCTCTCCACCCGGTCGGCGTGGAAGCCGCGGTACTTGGCCTCCATGTACGCGCGGAACGACGGGTAACGGCGGGGCAGCTCACCGCTCCAGCCCTTGTAGAGGTAGAGCGCCCACTCGCCGTCCTGGTCGCTGTCGCCCGGGTCGAGCAGGGCGTGCGACATGTCGGAGTCCGTCTCCAGCCGTAGCGCCCGTCGCCACATCCCGGCCAGCAGGACGTCCTCCTCGCGCGAGGCGTCGTCCAGGCTCTCCTCGTACAGCGGGGTCATGTCGTACGGATCCCGGAACCAGTCGATGTCCGCGGCGCCGCCGAGCTGATAGACCCCGGCCGTCTCGTCCACGTACCACCCGTCGCTCACGGCCAGGAACTCCCGGTACGAGGGCGGAAGCCGCCGCCCCAGCCGCTCCTCGGCCGCGGCTATCGCCGCCTCTCCCGCTCCGGGCCTGGCCGGGCGGACGAGGGTCTCCCCGCCGTCCTCTTCCTCGTCGTCGTCCTCGTCCGCGCGCGGAACCCACTCTTCCTGCCACCGCCCCAGGAATTCGTGCCAGTTGAAAGACTCGCTGCTCATGATCGGATGGTGTCATCCGGCACTGACAACGGTGCCGACTCCTGAAGCGGGCGCTGGAGCGCCTCGCCCGGTGTCGTGCGCGGTGCGTCGATAATCGCCTCGTGGACACGAGTACCGATCTTGCCCGGGGCCGTGCGTGTTATGCCGCCGAGGCCTGGTCCGAGTCTTTCGAGTGCCTGCGTGCCGCAGACGCGGCCACGCCGGTGGGCCCCGGCGACCTGGAACTGCTCGCCAGGTCCGCCTACATGCTCGGGCTCGACGAGGCGTACGTCGCCGCGCTCGAGCGCGCGCACGCGATGTGGCTCGATGTTGGCGACGTACCCCGGGCCGTCCGCTGCGCGTTCTGGGTCGGCCACAGCATGCTCTTCCGGGGCCACGGCGCCCGGGCGAGCGGCTGGTTCTCCCTCGGTGAGCGGCTCCTCAAGGCCGACGGGCGGGACTGCGTCGAACGCGGGTACCTGCTCATCCCCGTATGGCTGCGCCAGATGGGCGGCGGCGACTGGCAGGCCGGCCACGCCTTGGCGACAGAGGCCGCCGAGCTCGGCGAGCGGTTCGACGACGCGGATCTGGTGTGGCTGGCACGCAACGAGCAGGGCCGGGCCTTGGTGCACCTGGGCCGTGTGCGCGAGGGCATGCGGCTGGTGGACGAGGTGCTCGTGATCGTCGAGGCCGGCGCTCTTTCGCCGATCGTCAGCGGCATCGTCTACTGCAACACCATCAGCTTCTGCCGCGATCTGTACGACCTTCCTCATGAACGGGAGTGGACGGACGCCTTGACCCGGTGGTGCGAACGGCAGCCGCAGATGGTCGCGCACTACGGTCTGTGCCTGGCGCACCGGGCCGAGGTGCTGCAGTACGGCGGCGCCTGGCCCGCCGCACTCGCCGAGGCCCGCCGCGCCTCCGAGCGCTTCACCCAGGGCGTGCTGAACCAGATCGCCCGGGGCGAGGCGTTCTACCGGCAGGGCGAGATCCACCGCCTGCTGGGCCGGCCGGCCGAGGCCGAGGACGCCTACCGGGAGGCCAACCGCTGCGGGTTCGAGCCGCAGCCCGGCTTCGCCCTGCTGCGGCTGGCGCAGGGCAACGACGAGGCCGCGGCGGCGACCATCCGTCGTGCCGTGTCCGAGCACACGCGCGAGCTGGAGCGGGCGGCCCTCCTTGCGGCGTACATCGAGATCACTCTGGCCGTAGGCGACGTCGACGCCGCGGCCGCGGCCGCCGATCAGCTCTCGGCCATCGCGGAGCACCAGGACAGCGACGTGCTGCGCGCCGCGGCGGCGTACGGTCTTGCCTCCGTCGCGCTGGCCGAGGGCGACGCCGGCGCCGGTCTCACCGCCGGGCGGCGGGCCTGGCGCACCTGGCAGGAACTCGAAGCGCCGTACGAAGCCGCCCGCGCGCGCGTCCTCGTGGCACGCGCCTGCCGGTCGCTCGGCGACGACGACACGGCCGCTCTGGAGTTCCAGGCGGCCCGGGCGGTGTTCGCGGAGCTCGAGGCCGTCCCCGCCCTCGCTCACCTCGATTCCCTCGCCGGTGGTGGGCCGGCCTTGGACACGTACGGCCTGTCGGCGCGCGAGCTGGAGGTGCTCCGCCAAGTGGTCGGCGGCGCGAGCAACCGGGAGATCGCCGCTGTCCTGGTGATCAGCGAGCACACCGTTGCCCGGCACCTGCAGAACATCTTCGGCAAGTTGGGCGTCTCCTCGCGGACGGCGGCGAGCACCTTCGCGCTGGAGCACGGGCTCGTCTGAGCGGCATGGTCAGGAATGACCATGGCGGTCCACCACGGTTGGTGAATACGCGCGATGCGGGGCTCGCCCCCGCAGGCCTAGCGTCGAACCGTCCGAACGACACGGAACCGAGCGAGGAGGACACCATGTACGTCGTGGCCCAGCACAAGATCTTGGACCCGGAGACCGCGTTTCCCCGCGGTCAGGCCCTGATGGACGGCATCGGGGCGCCCGACGGCACCCGGGTGCTGCAGTTCTACCCGCACGTCGACGGTTCCGTCGTGACCTGCCTGTGGGAGACGAGGTCCGCCGAGGACGTACAGCGCTTCGTCGACGGCACGCTCGGGGATTCGGCCGTCAACGTCTGCTACGAGGTCGACTCGGAGAAGGCGTTCGCCGACCGTCCGCTCGGCCTGAAGCCGTCGCCGGCGCCCGCCACCTACTGACCGCTGCCGGGAGCCGGAGCCCTACGCCGGGCGGGCCAGCCGGTCGAGGCGGTCGCGGTGGACGGCGGTCAGGCGGAGGCGTTCGGCGGCGAGGTTCTCCTCCAGGTGGCCGATCCGGGCGGTGCCCGGGATCGGGAGGATGACCGGCGAGCGGCCGAGGAGCCAGGCGAGCGCGACCTGGGTGGGGGTGGCGTCGAGCTCGGCCGCCAGGTCGGCGATCTCGGCCCTCGCTCCCGAATCCCCCCAGGCGACGGTGCGCCACGGCAGGAATGCGATGCCTGCCGCCTCACAGGCCGCGAGCACGGGTTCGTGCTCGCGGTCCAGCACGTTGTAGCGGTTCTGGACACTCGCGATGTCGACGATCTGCCGCGCCCGGTCGAGTTCGTCGACGGTGACCTCGGACAGGCCGATCCGGCCGATCTTGCCCTCGGCCCGGAGGTCCCGCAGTGCGCCGAGCTGGTCGGCGAGGGGCGTCTGCGGGTCGAGGCGGTGCAGCTGTAGCAGCTCGATCCGCTCGACGCGCAGTCGGCGCAGTGCCTGCTCGACCTGCTCGCGCAGAACCGCCGGCCGCCCGTCGAGCTTCCACTCGCCGGCGGGGCCCGATCGGGCAACGCCGACTTTGGTGGTGACCAGCAATCCGTCCGGGTACGGATGGAGGGCCTCCGCCAGGAGCTCCTCGTTGGCTCCCCAGCCGTACATGTGGGCGGTGTCGA
This genomic window from Streptomyces sp. NBC_01351 contains:
- a CDS encoding SMI1/KNR4 family protein: MSSESFNWHEFLGRWQEEWVPRADEDDDEEEDGGETLVRPARPGAGEAAIAAAEERLGRRLPPSYREFLAVSDGWYVDETAGVYQLGGAADIDWFRDPYDMTPLYEESLDDASREEDVLLAGMWRRALRLETDSDMSHALLDPGDSDQDGEWALYLYKGWSGELPRRYPSFRAYMEAKYRGFHADRVERPDFVNATTRAQDAHVEQARLLALRGRYEEAVALLEEAASFGRPRSAVLLYQLRHLSGPSSSRDYGDLAADPRYLPEILPVQAMAPARGEWRMGGDDHWLGMMTARGVPRNTAETVLSTMRDGTHRYAPPGAWGRAVAEARESAGWGSTDAAWRVLRDALPLWEAPGPSLIAPIGLLADPVLGPLVTPERGREILATPRAGERGPAPEPVPELDPPGLVWLTEPAPNRQLPDGYRCVWVEGIDPAGLPALIGEEGAEPSAPTELHKASWQATQPHEREGVEFWEDRAVVAAGRTAEGWAFAFDGHAPHLSALSSSPPPIASGASSGRAVVVWRDPRRSSPGEHPTAFHLSVAEGGAELYAFTVRGAEIQRSGAIPEALDPARLFRPEDTEPDNERRALEALHTELGLSLPRFALTQGRLSTFTTRSWTRAPREGEVFAYGRVVWHRS
- a CDS encoding aldo/keto reductase, which gives rise to MTSTEFRIGGDLTVRRLGFGAMHLPTEPGTARESSLEVARRAVELGVTLIDTAHMYGWGANEELLAEALHPYPDGLLVTTKVGVARSGPAGEWKLDGRPAVLREQVEQALRRLRVERIELLQLHRLDPQTPLADQLGALRDLRAEGKIGRIGLSEVTVDELDRARQIVDIASVQNRYNVLDREHEPVLAACEAAGIAFLPWRTVAWGDSGARAEIADLAAELDATPTQVALAWLLGRSPVILPIPGTARIGHLEENLAAERLRLTAVHRDRLDRLARPA
- a CDS encoding LuxR C-terminal-related transcriptional regulator; protein product: MDTSTDLARGRACYAAEAWSESFECLRAADAATPVGPGDLELLARSAYMLGLDEAYVAALERAHAMWLDVGDVPRAVRCAFWVGHSMLFRGHGARASGWFSLGERLLKADGRDCVERGYLLIPVWLRQMGGGDWQAGHALATEAAELGERFDDADLVWLARNEQGRALVHLGRVREGMRLVDEVLVIVEAGALSPIVSGIVYCNTISFCRDLYDLPHEREWTDALTRWCERQPQMVAHYGLCLAHRAEVLQYGGAWPAALAEARRASERFTQGVLNQIARGEAFYRQGEIHRLLGRPAEAEDAYREANRCGFEPQPGFALLRLAQGNDEAAAATIRRAVSEHTRELERAALLAAYIEITLAVGDVDAAAAAADQLSAIAEHQDSDVLRAAAAYGLASVALAEGDAGAGLTAGRRAWRTWQELEAPYEAARARVLVARACRSLGDDDTAALEFQAARAVFAELEAVPALAHLDSLAGGGPALDTYGLSARELEVLRQVVGGASNREIAAVLVISEHTVARHLQNIFGKLGVSSRTAASTFALEHGLV